A stretch of DNA from Staphylococcus sp. KG4-3:
ACAACGTTCATATTCATTTGTAGTAAGTTCTGTGTGATGGCTTTACCTATACCACTCGTCGCACCTGTCACTAATGCAGTTTTATATATTGAATTTTAATCCATGTTATAATCTCCTTTGGTTAACAGTATAAAGGGTCTTTATTTTCTCTATAAATATAAAAATAGAATTACTCATAGTAAGATTCATTAATCTATATTTAATCCAAATATTTTCTATCTTCTTTGCTAATTGGGTAATCATTTGCGCTCATATCTCTTCTAGTCATGAGGCCATTTTTATTAAATTCCCAATGTTCATTGCCATGGGTGCGCATCCATTGATTTGATTCTGCGTCTCGCCATTCGTATTCAAAACGAACAGAAATCAAATTATCTGTGTAACACCACAATTCTTTCATTAATTTATAATCAAGTTCTTTGTTCCATTTTCTATATAAAAAAGATTTGATTGCTTCGCGTCCTTCAAAAAATTCAGTACGATTTCTCCATTTTGAGTCTTCCGTATAAGCGAGACAAACTTTTTCTGGATTTCTTGTATTCCATGCATCTTGAGCTATCTTAACTTTTTCCAACGCTGTCTGCTTATTGAAAGGCGGTATTGGCTTTTTAATTTCTTGTTCCATGTAAACACACTTCCTTATAATGACCATTTACAATAATCGTAACATAATCCTAAGAACTTTATTTGTATTTACTAGTTAATCAAATGGAAAGTGCATGTTTTATTTTATGTTAAACAGGCAAAATATAGGGTGTAGTAAGCTTTCAAGTCTCATGAAAAGAATATAAAAAAGCAACCTTTATTATTGATTAATTTAATAAGAAGTATTATAATATATTTAAGGTCAAAGAAAGTCAAAGTCAAACTTAAAGACGCTTGATCAAATACTAAATGGTGAGGTGAATCATTTTGGATATTAATCAAATGACCTATGCAATTCAAGGGGCTTTACAAAAAGCAGTTGAATTAGCAAAAGTAAATGAAAACCAAAATATAGAAATCGAAGCTGTGTTAATAGCAGCACTTGAGGAAAACGAAAGTTTATTTAGAAGTGTGCTAGAAAGAGCTAATATTGATACTGAACATTTAAACAATGCATATACTAATAAATTGAAAAATTATCCAACCGTACAGGGCGATAATATTCAATACGGACAATATATTAGTCCAAAAACAAATGAATTATTCAATAGTGCAGAATCATATATGAAATCATATGAAGATGAATACATTTCAATGGAACATATCATATTAGCTGCAATGGACATTGATGAGACGACAAAACAATATGTAGATAATAAAAAAGAAATTATTGTAGAAATTATTAAAAAAATAAGAGGGGGAAACCATGTGACAACACAAAATCCAGAGGCAAATTATGAAGCTTTAGAAAAATATGGTAGAGACTTAGTTGAAGAAGTACGTCAAGGTAATATGGATCCAGTGATTGGTCGTGACGAAGAAATAAGAAATACCGTTAGAATTTTAAGTAGAAAAACAAAAAACAACCCTGTACTTATCGGTGAACCAGGTGTCGGTAAAACAGCTATTGTTGAAGGTTTAGCGCAGAGGATTGTTAGAAAAGACGTACCTGAGTCGTTATTAGATAAGACAATATTTGAATTAGACTTAAGTGCACTTGTTGCAGGTGCAAAATATCGTGGTGAATTTGAAGAGCGGCTAAAAGCAGTATTGAAAGAAGTGAAAGATTCAGACGGTAGAATTATACTGTTTATAGATGAAATTCATATGCTTGTTGGAGCTGGTAAAACAGAAGGTGCAATGGATGCAGGAAATATGTTGAAACCAATGCTTGCTAGAGGTGAATTGCACTGTATTGGGGCTACAACACTAAATGAATATAGAGAATATATTGAAAAAGATTCAGCTTTAGAACGTCGTTTCCAAAAAGTAAATGTATCGGAACCAGATGTAGAAGACACAATTTCAATTTTACGTGGTTTGAAGGAACGTTATGAAGTTTATCATGGTGTACGTATTCAAGATAAAGCATTAGTAGCCGCTGCAGAACTTTCAGACCGTTATATCACTGATCGCTTTCTTCCAGATAAAGCAATCGACTTAGTTGACCAAGCGTGTGCGACAATTAGAACAGAAATGGGTTCTAATCCAACAGAATTAGACCAAGTTAATCGTCGTGTAATGCAGTTAGAAATCGAAGAAAGTGCATTGAAAAATGAATCAGATAATGCAAGCAAACAACGTTTACAAGAGTTACAACAAGAATTGTCCAATGAAAAAGAAAAACAAAATGCAATTCAATCTCGTGTTGAAGAAGAAAAAGAAAAAATTGCTAAGTTACAAGAAAAACGTACAGAATTAGATGAAAATAGAAAAGCATTAGAAGATGCTGAAAATAATTACAACTTAGAAAGAGCAGCTGAGCTACAACATGGTACAATTCCAGAATTAGAAAAAGAATTACGCGAGTTAGAAGATGCATTCCAAAATGAACAAAATGGAGATAATGAACGTATTATTCGTGAAATTGTTTCTGATGAAGAAATTGGAGATATTGTTAGTTCATGGACAGGTATTCCGGTTTCGAAACTTGTAGAAACTGAAAGAGAGAAACTGTTGAACCTTTCAGATATACTACATGAACGTGTTGTTGGACAAGATAAAGCAGTAGATTTAGTTTCTGATGCTGTTGTAAGAGCACGTGCAGGTATCAAAGATCCTAACAGACCTATTGGTAGTTTCTTATTCTTAGGTCCTACAGGTGTAGGTAAAACAGAATTAGCTAAATCATTAGCATCAACGTTATTTGATTCAGAGAAACATATGATTCGCATTGATATGAGCGAGTACATGGAGAAACATTCTGTCTCACGTTTAATTGGTGCACCTCCAGGTTATGTAGGCCATGACGAAGGTGGGCAATTAACTGAATCAGTTCGCCGTAATCCATATTCTGTAATTCTATTAGATGAAATTGAAAAAGCTCACAGTGATGTATTTAACGTATTGTTACAAATACTCGAAGAAGGTCGCTTGACGGACTCTAAAGGACGCGAAGTAGATTTTAAAAATACAATTATCATTATGACTAGTAACATAGGTTCGCAAATTTTATTAGAAAATGTTAAAGATTCAGGTGTGATAACTGAAACAACAGAAAAAGCTGTGATGAACAGTTTAAACCAATATTT
This window harbors:
- the clpB gene encoding ATP-dependent chaperone ClpB translates to MDINQMTYAIQGALQKAVELAKVNENQNIEIEAVLIAALEENESLFRSVLERANIDTEHLNNAYTNKLKNYPTVQGDNIQYGQYISPKTNELFNSAESYMKSYEDEYISMEHIILAAMDIDETTKQYVDNKKEIIVEIIKKIRGGNHVTTQNPEANYEALEKYGRDLVEEVRQGNMDPVIGRDEEIRNTVRILSRKTKNNPVLIGEPGVGKTAIVEGLAQRIVRKDVPESLLDKTIFELDLSALVAGAKYRGEFEERLKAVLKEVKDSDGRIILFIDEIHMLVGAGKTEGAMDAGNMLKPMLARGELHCIGATTLNEYREYIEKDSALERRFQKVNVSEPDVEDTISILRGLKERYEVYHGVRIQDKALVAAAELSDRYITDRFLPDKAIDLVDQACATIRTEMGSNPTELDQVNRRVMQLEIEESALKNESDNASKQRLQELQQELSNEKEKQNAIQSRVEEEKEKIAKLQEKRTELDENRKALEDAENNYNLERAAELQHGTIPELEKELRELEDAFQNEQNGDNERIIREIVSDEEIGDIVSSWTGIPVSKLVETEREKLLNLSDILHERVVGQDKAVDLVSDAVVRARAGIKDPNRPIGSFLFLGPTGVGKTELAKSLASTLFDSEKHMIRIDMSEYMEKHSVSRLIGAPPGYVGHDEGGQLTESVRRNPYSVILLDEIEKAHSDVFNVLLQILEEGRLTDSKGREVDFKNTIIIMTSNIGSQILLENVKDSGVITETTEKAVMNSLNQYFKPEIINRMDDIVLFKPLSINDMSLIVDKLLTELNIRLMGQRISINVSDEAKAWLGEEAYEPQFGARPLKRFIQRQIETPLARKMIRENLPEGTTIDIALTDDGLTFSENKPETV
- a CDS encoding nuclear transport factor 2 family protein produces the protein MEQEIKKPIPPFNKQTALEKVKIAQDAWNTRNPEKVCLAYTEDSKWRNRTEFFEGREAIKSFLYRKWNKELDYKLMKELWCYTDNLISVRFEYEWRDAESNQWMRTHGNEHWEFNKNGLMTRRDMSANDYPISKEDRKYLD